Within Stella humosa, the genomic segment CGACCCCGGCCAGCGCCACCAGGGCCCCCATGCTGTGCCCGCCGATCGCCACCCGGTCCGCGCCGGCGGCATCCAGGAGGGCCAGCACCCAGCGCCCCATGTCGGGGATGGAGGCAAGCCCCGGTCCCGCCGACCGGCCATGGCCCGGCAGGTCGACCGCCAGCACCGAGCGGCCATGATGGGCGAGCCAGCGCGTCTGCAGCCCCCAGGCGGTATGGTCCATCCCGGCCCCATGCAGGAGCAGTACCGGCGCGCGGGCGGGATCGAACGGCTTGCCGCCGGTGGCGGCGAAGACCCGGCGGCCGTCTACGAGCAGATCCATCGCGCCTGCCCCCTCAGCCCTTGACCGGTGCCGGCTGGGTCGCGCGCTCGGCCGCGCGCAGCGCCTGCTTCAGGTCGTCGATGATGTCGCCCGCATCCTCCAGCCCGACCGACAGGCGGATCATGTCCTCGCCCACCCCGGCCGCCGCCAGCGCCTCGGCATCGAGCTGCTGGTGGGTGGTGCTGGCCGGGTGGATCACCAGCGTCTTGGCGTCGCCGACATTGGCCAGGTGCGAGACCAGCCCCAGCCGGTCGATGAAGACGCGGCCGGCCTCGCGCCCGCCCTTGATGCCGAAGGCGATCATGCTGCCCGCCCCGCGGGGCATCAGGCGCCGGGCCAGCGCATGGTCGGGATGGTCGGGCAGGTCGGGGTGGCAGACCCAGGCGACCTGCGGGGCGGCCTTGAGGAAATCCAGGATCGCGCGGGTGTTGGCGACGTGCCGGTCCATGCGGAGCGGCAGCGTCTCGATCCCTTGCAGGATGTGGAAGGCGTTGGTCGGCGACATGGCCGCGCCGAAGTCGCGCAGGCCCTCGGCGCGGGCGCGCATGATGAAGGCGAGCGGGCCGTACTCCTCGGCGAAGTCGATGCCGTGATAGCCGGCATAGGGCTCGGTCAGGGTCGGGAAGCGGCCCGAGCCTTCCCAGTCGAAGCGGCCGGAATCGACGATGACACCACCGATCGCCACGCCATGCCCGCCCATCCACTTGGTGGCCGAATGCATCACCAGGTCGGCGCCATGGTCCATCGACCGGCAGAGATAGGGGGTGGAGAAGGTGGCATCGACCAGCAGCGGCAGGCCGTGGGCATGGGCCACCGCCGACAGGGCCGGCAGGTCGACGATCTCCAGCCCCGGATTGCCCACCGTCTCGACGAACACCAGCCGGGTTTCCGGCCGCATGGCGCGGGCGAACGCCTCGGGGTCGCGCGGCGGCACGAAGGTCGTCTCGATGCCGAAGCGCGGCAGGGTCAGCTTCAGCAGGTTGATGCTGCCGCCATAGAGCGAGGCTGCTGCCACGATATGGCCGCCCGCCCCCATCAGGGTGGCGATGGCGAGGTGCAGGGCCGCCTGGCCGCTGGCGGTGCAGATGGCCCCCACCCCGCCCTCGAGCGCGGCGATGCGCTCTTCCAACACCGCCACGGTGGGGTTGGAGATGCGCGAATAGATATGGCCGGGCCGTTCGAGGTTGAACAGCGAGGCGGCGTGGTCCGTGCTCTGGAACACGAACGAGGTCGTCTGATAGATGGGCACGGCGCGCGCGCCATGGACCGGATCGGGCTGCTGGCCGGCATGGAGGCTGAGCGTGTGGAAACCTGGAAACTTGGGCTCGGCCATGGTCCCCATCCTCGATCGTCGGGCCGGCACCATACACGGGCCGCATGGCCGCCCGGAAGCCTCGCCCGCATGATCCTGGCGGGCGTCGACGGCTGCCGCGGCGGCTGGATCATGGTCGCCCGCGACATGGCGACGGACGATTGGCGCGTCCATCACTTCGCCCGCTGGGACGAGCGGCCGCCGGCCGACCTGACGGCGGTCGACATGCCGATCGGCCTGCCGGACAGCGGCCAGCGCGGCTGCGACTTCGCGGCCCGGGGGCTGCTGGGCCGCCATCGCCAAGCCAGCGTCTTCATCGGCCTGCGCCGGCCGCTGCTCGATTTCGCCGACTATCCCACGGCCAACGCCTGGGCCAAGGCCGACGGGTCCGGCCTGTCGAAACAGGCCTGGTTCCTGCTGCCGCGGATTGCCGAGATCGACCGGGCGATGGGCCCCGCCGATCAGGAACGGGTCCGGGAATGCCATCCCGAACTGGCCTTCCTGCGCCTGGCGGGCGAGCCGCTGGTACAGTCCAAGCGCACGGCGGAAGGGCTGGAGCGCCGGCGCCGGCTGCTGGAGG encodes:
- a CDS encoding O-acetylhomoserine aminocarboxypropyltransferase, which gives rise to MAEPKFPGFHTLSLHAGQQPDPVHGARAVPIYQTTSFVFQSTDHAASLFNLERPGHIYSRISNPTVAVLEERIAALEGGVGAICTASGQAALHLAIATLMGAGGHIVAAASLYGGSINLLKLTLPRFGIETTFVPPRDPEAFARAMRPETRLVFVETVGNPGLEIVDLPALSAVAHAHGLPLLVDATFSTPYLCRSMDHGADLVMHSATKWMGGHGVAIGGVIVDSGRFDWEGSGRFPTLTEPYAGYHGIDFAEEYGPLAFIMRARAEGLRDFGAAMSPTNAFHILQGIETLPLRMDRHVANTRAILDFLKAAPQVAWVCHPDLPDHPDHALARRLMPRGAGSMIAFGIKGGREAGRVFIDRLGLVSHLANVGDAKTLVIHPASTTHQQLDAEALAAAGVGEDMIRLSVGLEDAGDIIDDLKQALRAAERATQPAPVKG
- a CDS encoding DUF429 domain-containing protein; this encodes MILAGVDGCRGGWIMVARDMATDDWRVHHFARWDERPPADLTAVDMPIGLPDSGQRGCDFAARGLLGRHRQASVFIGLRRPLLDFADYPTANAWAKADGSGLSKQAWFLLPRIAEIDRAMGPADQERVRECHPELAFLRLAGEPLVQSKRTAEGLERRRRLLEAAGIDTSRLLTGLDRRMAAADDLFDAAAICLTAGRIAAGSATRLPAGDPPADGRGLRMEIWY